The following coding sequences are from one Daphnia pulex isolate KAP4 chromosome 11, ASM2113471v1 window:
- the LOC124207648 gene encoding glutamate receptor 1-like: MKLAWLIILLVDFCYGEPVTDVWRRDQPKSIFPVNGKHLRLLANPLDGIFDLKRNSTGHVVQLAGPLPLALDWLSHRYNFTYSYVPILEPRINVDDLPNKRGGIGYLRQGEADLFISAIVGSPTRFKYADYSAPWLSSPFSILIPIPNSSANVGALIEPMSTEVWICIALSVPAVIASLIGLSKCINALNKRIGSKPIENNSGGSIQIIDYVVCVILSQGAYCEKRQLAFRIAAAAWCLACFVLVQAYSSTLIAFITSPNTKPIINSVYDIPKVPGLKITVDRDYGADIKLLASFSALSA, encoded by the exons ATGAAACTGGCGTGGTTAATAATCCTCTTGGTGGATTTCTGCTATGGGGAACCAGTCACTGACGTATGGCGCCGTGATCAACCGAAATCTATTTTTCCAGTCAACGGAAAACACCTTCGCTTGCTTGCTAATCCA CTCGATGGAATTTTCGACTTGAAAAGAAACTCGACTGGTCATGTCGTCCAGTTAGCGGGACCTCTTCCTCTCGCACTCGATTGGCTTTCACATCGCTACAACTTCAc ATACTCCTACGTTCCCATACTTGAACCTCGTATAAACGTGGATGACTTGCCCAACAAACGTGGAGGAATAGGCTACTTACGTCAAGGG gAGGCTGACTTGTTCATCAGTGCTATTGTCGGATCTCCAACCCGATTTAAATATGCAGATTACTCCGCACCGTGGTTGTCTTCTCCATTTAGTATCCTCATTCCCATCCCCAATTCTTCTGCTAATGTTGGCGCATTGATTGAGCCGATGAGTACTGAA GTGTGGATCTGCATCGCTCTATCAGTTCCGGCCGTCATTGCAAGTCTGATTGGTCTGAGCAAATGTATTAACGCACTCAACAAGCGAATAGGATCAAAACcaatagaaaataattccgGTGGCAGTATTCAAATAATCGACTATGTCGTCTGCGTCATTCTTTCTCAAG GTGCATATTGCGAGAAGAGACAGCTAGCGTTTCGTATAGCAGCGGCTGCCTGGTGTCTGGCTTGTTTCGTTCTTGTTCAAGCCTACAGTTCGACGCTGATCGCTTTCATTACGTCACCAAATACTAAACCCATAATCAATTCAGTTTACGATATTCCTAAAGTGCCCGGTCTAAAAATCACAGTCGACAGAGATTATGGAGCAGATATAAAGCTGCTGGCAAGTTTTTCCGCTTTATCTGCctaa
- the LOC124206974 gene encoding transcription factor SPT20 homolog isoform X2, translating into MKLSLVSALFVATAVLSVSAERNERQLFSSSRFSSSGLVFPGPPATQAHPPKQQLQQRAGIQQRQAELPAGAGNQQASEKSDASGFVPSSRQQLPQAQRFQQGPNFANRPGNGPRPPFVPGSQQERTLPPVPLSLIGQQPEEFIAAAQQRQQLQQQQQQQQAQQARQQQPQQQPQQRPQIKPEEENEELLTSAEIQREFPEEFVPRAPVRPQPQPQPQQRENPEKPIRIRPRPQQDERAEPSIPQPTQQRRPNYPSDYKPQGRPQQNNGLDDERRRPQPNQAAEAEDELLDEEEEVKPDKLQLLLQKTDFSCVERKDGYYADEAVECEIFHYCQDKTRHSWLCPAGASFHQVHLICMPVAKDNICKKSSQFHFVNDYLYQPMQDEDGNNSTLYADRYYPDGYLPGDDMADVVEPEKPNLQYNNRRQQAPAQNNRSQQRYNPDRPNRERVPINENRRGIEPRRPAFQAPSADEDSAYNKSRGEDSPNRRVASRPQMEAAEDEEEEQ; encoded by the exons atgaagttgtcgttggTCTCTGCGTTGTTCGTGGCCACAGCAGTGCTGTCCGTGTCGGCCGAACGGAACGAGAGGCAGCTCTTCTCCTCGTCACGATTCTCCTCTTCGGGACTCGTCTTCCCAGGGCCGCCGGCCACTCAAGCCCATCCACCCAAACAGCAGCTGCAACAACGGGCTGGCATCCAACAGAGACAAGCCGAACTTCCTGCTGGCGCTGGCAACCAACAGGCGTCGGAGAAATCCGATGCGTCCGGTTTCGTCCCGTCCAGCCGTCAACAACTGCCGCAAGCGCAACGTTTCCAACAGGGTCCCAACTTCGCCAACCGCCCAGGAAATGGCCCCAGGCCTCCGTTCGTCCCAGGAAGTCAACAG GAAAGAACTTTGCCGCCAGTCCCACTCTCGTTGATCGGCCAACAGCCGGAAGAGTTCATCGCTGCCGCCCAACAACGCCAACaattgcagcagcaacagcagcagcaacaggcGCAACAGGCCAGACAGCAAcaaccccagcagcagccccagcAACGCCCTCAAATCAAACCCGAAGAAGAGAACGAGGAACTGCTCACTTCGGCCGAAATTCAGAGGGAATTTCCGGAAGAGTTCGTTCCACGCGCACCGGTTCGCCCACAACCTCAGCCTCAACCTCAACAAAGAGAGAACCCCGAGAAGCCGATCCGAATCCGACCCCGACCTCAGCAGGATGAACGGGCCGAGCCATCGATTCCTCAGCCAACTCAGCAGCGCCGACCCAACTACCCGTCCGACTACAAACCGCAAGGTCGCCCGCAACAG AATAACGGACTGGACGATGAGCGACGCCGGCCACAGCCAAACCAGGCCGCCGAAGCGGAAGACGAATTGCTcgatgaggaagaagaggtCAAGCCGGACAAATTGCAACTGCTGCTCCAAAAGACAGATTTCAGCTGCGTCGAAAGGAAGGATGGCTACTACGCTGACGAGGCCGTCGAATGTGAAATCTTCCACTACTGCCAAGATAAGACTCGCCACTCTTGGCTCTGCCCCGCAGGTGCCTCTTTCCATCAG GTTCATCTCATCTGCATGCCCGTTGCCAAGGATAACATCTGCAAGAAGTCGTCGCAATTCCACTTTGTCAATGACTACTTGTACCAGCCGATGCAGGATGAGGACGGTAACAACAGCACTCTGTACGCTGATCGATACTACCCGGACGGCTACCTGCCAGGAGACGATATGGCCGATGTCGTTGAGCCCGAGAAACCCAATCTTCAATACAACAACCGACGCCAGCAAGCTCCTGCACAGAACAATAGGTCGCAGCAACGGTACAATCCCGACAGGCCCAACCGGGAACGCGTCCCCATCAACGAAAACCGAAGG GGAATTGAGCCAAGACGCCCAGCGTTCCAGGCACCTTCCGCCGATGAGGATTCTGCTTACAACAAATCTCGTGGTGAGGATTCGCCGAATCGCCGCGTCGCTAGCCGCCCCCAAATGGAGGCagcagaagatgaagaagaggaacagtaa
- the LOC124207094 gene encoding interferon-induced very large GTPase 1-like — MDENEKFLERKRKFSSSFLDQEIEQVAPQNKFEQIRNISEQKNQQVQQMFLSVGKMKKIHAVLLVDRPLNTILDKSEEKILSLMTCLRHRLRLPFHSKIGTGKHSVTADDCFEFDDLLTSREIGGAGSYPFVSNKEVTSNMYETLLQLINEFDAAGTAEIFRLLLERRIAIPLFLPDSKKHYLSLLRHITLPDGIRLGEDKTLMRVAVISCRQRKESETTEILKNLFHVESVHSHDLSNDCNLSNMSIAEMGNGFVLPSGPGREKGQQVLVLHVIGDFKSLWPFLNHFADCLLIEDSTVEEESFCPTFLKKEEETSTSGSSSDMTLAFPFVCVWKPSLGGTFCKKTELGGFQQFHINGKLAGKTLTMIRKVVNMAMENVETQSQSYSKERLSLYQIPILLDDGFSALECVAPTEIERKIAESAVNLGEIKKNNFLLQKNYKQQAKHEQAKLEQRLNEEKFQEEEAEIKKCKELRRADARDVQKHPLLQLFLNLLADEDSSSRVLSIRVLEKVLAERGKVELEPLLLKVKDMYSSYVEKQSNSPKLSNDEIRKGELKSAQDELDSAKSELIESVLNIEHLWRELSHLYTAMEPASRSATIKNIPRLAAQHLLDGFCLELLDGDSNMIHLDWVNEVLRELKMLVGNLKRERIFVLSVMGVQSSGKSTLLNTMFGVHMRTSVGQCTRGVNMQLLAVEGRSEYDFILLLDTEGTRSPEHHSLPGSEKRDNQMATLSILLADATIVVTPGENDAAIKEILPVVLMAYQGSKLAEENGGRLSSRMFFIYNRIDTSQKDKLNSIVQTLGTSLHESFSQVQKLIGNSAHLKSESSPFRSFNLDTSNASGSDVCILGNVKKEFEPPGDVPDPAFGEALVEFREHIHRRVTHRREDGTIWRSKSIDEFSSYIKEVWKCICSADFTFNFASIVECTTFDKLDFEYKTIERKLAEAYQDSFDSITKLMIEEKGGTIGSTSEWKENEITNESRMSSFEAKLREEMSEIEQSLDREMKEIVTEKGREKWCLQFQELWKMNKKDQARNWVFSLRTSFITLFNYEHHVESYKKKMRQRINELFKLDMQAGQNDERNQIFEDIFDNILIEARQEFPPKDIPAEIVKVYQNSNLIKKRQIEINPTADLAYCENYQEKDLSSNSNPSFLWNTKKYFDMLYSKVLGKKCHQNVIDSCLDRIRLIVNGIVSGKLRYDDSVISNAICDVDAAITEHNVSLNSEVHLMHTYGQVLIIDLMQQIEKRWEEENSVFAKLQQRTVKADLHHYFMMVSRGVDKTKLFAATLASALETVVISAFEKEMVKKTSNRIRNERWLQDARFMHKHLDLHLVDLLEKKKISEVLEFIKKPKPLYDVVLGQLIAQKVPGVDEEWPTFINHLKQAITNAALATNVVKGRAQMFVDELRNEFLNGYLQSEHLAYAFLIDCTGEYEDCDSEGKMEFQKMCLSSLMQILNDTKSPNNQQDFAKELNPQVVKNMKALNDPAALPRCGASCRMCGSLCIETADHDTNLRPHDAIHQPAGVAGIHCSKSRTLYSETCSQSYECDATFRIHENDQQIHKYRNFDKVFPGWKNPRINEELPVREYILATHNEDLAKKYKVKPCADIPSSFFRDLATVKDQLTRELQN, encoded by the exons atggatgaaaatgaaaagtttctggagagaaagaggaagtTCTCGTCTTCATTTCTTGATCAAGAAATTGAACAGGTTGCAcctcaaaacaaatttgag CAAATAAGAAACATTAGTGAGCAGAAGAACCAGCAGGTGCAACAAATGTTTCTGTCCGTTGGCAAGATGAAGAAAATCCATGCTGTGTTACTGGTGGACAGGCCATTGAACACAATCCTAGAcaaatcagaagaaaagattttaagTCTAATGACCTGTTTGCGCCATCGTCTGCGCCTGCCGTTTCATTCCAAGATAGGAACCGGTAAACATAGCGTCACGGCCGACGATTGCTTCGAGTTCGACGATCTCCTAACCTCGAGAGAAATTGGTGGCGCTGGCAGTTACCCGTTTGTCTCAAATAAGGAAGTAACGAGCAACATGTACGAGACCTTACTTCAGCTTATCAACGAATTTGATGCAGCTGGAACCGCAGAGATTTTTCGTCTACTTCTTGAGCGGAGAATCGCTATTCCCTTATTTCTACCGGACTCCAAGAAGCACTATTTAAGCCTATTGAGGCACATTACCTTGCCTGACGGGATCCGTTTAGGAGAAGACAAGACACTGATGCGTGTTGCTGTGATCTCCTGCCGCCAACGGAAAGAGAGTGAAACTACTGAGATCCTCAAGAACCTCTTTCATGTTGAGAGCGTCCATTCCCATGATTTATCAAATGACTGTAACTTATCAAACATGTCCATAGCTGAAATGGGAAATGGTTTTGTATTACCGAGTGGACCTGGACGGGAAAAAGGTCAGCAGGTTTTGGTACTCCACGTTATTGGGGATTTCAAATCGTTGTGGCCGTTCCTGAACCACTTCGCTGACTGTTTATTAATCGAAGATTCTACTGTCGAAGAGGAGAGTTTCTGCCCGACGTTTctcaagaaagaagaagaaacatcgACCAGCGGCAGTTCGTCAGATATGACATTAGCCTTTCCATTTGTCTGTGTTTGGAAACCTTCGTTAGGAGGAACTTTCTGCAAAAAGACGGAGCTAGGCGGTTTCCAGCAGTTTCACATCAACGGAAAGCTCGCTGGAAAAACTCTTACCATGATCAGAAAAGTGGTCAATATGGCaatggaaaatgttgaaacacaGTCCCAGTCTTATTCTAAAGAACGACTGAGTTTGTACCAAATTCCTATTTTGTTGGACGATGGATTCAGCGCGCTGGAGTGCGTGGCACCGACAGAAATCGAACGGAAAATCGCTGAATCAGCTGTGAACTTgggagaaataaagaaaaacaatttccttttaCAGAAGAACTATAAGCAGCAGGCAAAACACGAGCAAGCTAAACTGGAGCAACGCCTGAACGAAGAAAagtttcaagaagaagaagcagagaTCAAGAAATGTAAAGAATTGCGCCGAGCTGATGCCCGCGATGTTCAAAAACATCCATTACTTCAGCTCTTTCTCAATCTGTTAGCAGACGAAGATTCAAGTTCTCGTGTTCTGTCTATCCGTGTACTCGAAAAAGTTCTAGCCGAACGTGGTAAAGTAGAACTTGAGCCTCTATTGCTGAAGGTTAAAGACATGTACTCATCGTATGTCGAAAAGCAATCAAACAGCCCGAAGCTTAGCAACGATGAAATTAGAAAAGGAGAATTGAAATCAGCGCAAGATGAACTTGATTCGGCTAAAAGTGAACTGATCGAGAGCGTACTGAACATCGAACACCTGTGGAGAGAACTGAGTCATTTGTACACCGCCATGGAACCAGCAAGCCGGTCAGCGACAATCAAGAACATTCCTCGTCTGGCCGCTCAGCACTTACTCGATGGATTCTGTCTGGAGCTTCTTGATGGCGACTCCAACATGATCCATCTTGATTGGGTGAATGAAGTTTTGCGTGAACTCAAAATGCTGGTTGGAAACTTGAAACGGGAGCGCATCTTTGTCCTGTCCGTCATGGGCGTCCAGAGCAGTGGCAAGTCGACGTTGCTCAACACGATGTTTGGTGTTCACATGAGAACGAGTGTCGGACAGTGCACCCGGGGAGTCAACATGCAGCTGCTGGCAGTCGAGGGCCGTTCCGAATATGACTTCATTTTATTGCTGGACACGGAGGGAACTCGATCCCCCGAACATCACAGTCTTCCAGGCAGCGAAAAACGCGACAATCAGATGGCTACACTTAGTATTTTACTGGCGGACGCTACAATTGTCGTCACTCCAGGTGAAAATGATGCTGCCATCAAAGAAATCCTTCCTGTCGTGTTGATGGCCTACCAAGGATCGAAACTGGCCGAAGAGAATGGCGGCCGACTGAGCTCCAGgatgtttttcatttacaaCAGGATTGACACGAGCCAAAAGGACAAGTTGAACAGCATCGTTCAAACTCTAGGAACGTCCCTCCATGAATCTTTTAGCCAAGTGCAAAAGTTGATCGGGAATTCGGCCCACCTCAAGTCGGAGAGCAGTCCGTTCAGGAGCTTCAATCTTGACACGTCAAACGCATCCGGTAGTGACGTCTGCATCCTCGGCAACGtgaaaaaagagtttgagCCACCTGGAGACGTTCCGGATCCAGCCTTCGGTGAAGCTCTTGTCGAGTTCCGGGAGCACATCCATCGACGAGTGACTCATCGCCGTGAGGATGGAACCATCTGGAGAAGTAAGTCGATTGACGAATTTTCAAGCTATATAAAAGAAGTATGGAAATGCATCTGCTCGGCCGATTTCACCTTCAACTTTGCCTCTATTGTTGAATGCACCACTTTTGACAAATTGGATTTCGAGTACAAGACGATTGAGAGAAAATTAGCTGAAGCCTATCAAGATTCCTTTGACAGTATCACGAAGCTAATGATCGAAGAAAAAGGTGGAACGATTGGGTCAACGTCGGAgtggaaagaaaacgaaattacCAACGAAAGTCGAATGTCATCGTTTGAAGCAAAATTACGCGAAGAAATGTCCGAAATTGAGCAAAGTTTGGACCGCGAAATGAAGGAGATTGTGACAGAAAAAGGCCGAGAAAAGTGGTGTCTTCAATTTCAAGAACTCTGGAAGATGAACAAGAAAGATCAAGCCCGGAATTGGGTCTTCAGTTTGAGGACGAGTTTCATAACTTTGTTTAATTACGAACACCACGTCGAAAGttacaagaaaaagatgcGCCAGAGAATTAACGAACTCTTTAAATTGGACATGCAAGCGGGCCAAAATGACGAAAGAAATCAGATATTTGAAGATATATTTGACAACATTTTGATTGAGGCTCGTCAAGAATTTCCCCCGAAAGATATCCCTGCTGAAATTGTAAAGGTTTATCAGAACAGTAACTTGATCAAGAAAAGGCAGATTGAAATAAACCCGACTGCAGACCTTGCTTATTGTGAGAATTACCAAGAAAAGGATCTTTCTTCCAACTCCAATCCGTCGTTTTTGTGGAACACgaagaaatatttcgacaTGTTGTATTCAAAGGTGTTGGGGAAGAAATGCCACCAAAATGTCATCGATTCTTGTCTTGATAGAATTCGCTTGATAGTCAATGGAATCGTGTCTGGAAAATTACGTTACGATGATAGCGTGATTTCAAATGCCATCTGTGATGTGGATGCAGCAATCACTGAACACAATGTTTCCTTAAACTCTGAAGTTCATCTGATGCATACCTACGGCCAAGTTCTAATTATCGATCTGATGCaacaaatcgaaaaaagatgggaagaagaaaattctgtaTTTGCCAAACTGCAGCAGAGGACAGTCAAAGCGGATTTGCACCATTACTTCATGATGGTTTCCAGGGGCGTGGACAAGACTAAGCTGTTTGCCGCAACCTTGGCCAGCGCATTGGAGACGGTCGTCATTTCTG cttttgaaaaagaaatggtcaAGAAAACTTCGAACCGGATTCGTAACGAACGATGGTTGCAAGACGCCAGATTCATGCACAAGCATTTGGATCTCCACCTGGTTGATTtactggaaaagaagaaaatttctgAGGTGCTCGAGTTTATTAAGAAACCAAAACCTTTGTACGATGTGGTGCTTGGGCAACTTATTGCTCAAAAAGTTCCCGGAGTGGATGAAGAATGGCCAACTTTTATAAATCATCTGAAGCAAGCGATCACAAACGCCGCCCTTGCTACAAACGTAGTAAAAGGTAGGGCTCAGATGTTTGTTGACGAACTTCGGAACGAGTTTTTAAACGGCTACCTGCAGAGTGAACATCTAGCCTATGCATTTTTAATCGATTGCACTGGGGAATATGAGGACTGTGACAGTGAAGGCAAGATGGAGTTTCAAAAGATGTGTCTTAGCAGTTTGATGCAAATTCTGAATGATACAAAATCTCCCAACAATCAGCAAGATTTCGCCAAGGAACTGAACCCGCAAGTTGTCAAAAACATGAAGGCCTTGAATGATCCTGCGGCCCTTCCGCGTTGTGGTGCAAGTTGTAGGATGTGTGGGAGTTTATGCATCGAGACTGCCGATCATGACACGAATCTCAGACCACATGATGCGATCCATCAACCAGCAGGAGTCGCCGGAATTCATTGCAGCAAAAGCCGTACATTGTATTCTGAAACGTGCAGTCAGTCGTACGAATGTGATGCCACATTCCGTATTCACGAAAACGACCAGCAAATTCATAAATACCGAAACTTCGACAAGGTCTTCCCTGGATGGAAAAATCCTCGGATCAACGAAGAGTTACCAGTTCGAGAATATATTCTTGCTACTCACAATGAAGACCTTGCCAAAAAGTACAAAGTGAAACCTTGCGCTGATATTCCTTCAAGTTTTTTCCGCGATCTGGCCACCGTTAAGGATCAACTCACGAGAGAACTACAAAACTGA
- the LOC124206974 gene encoding transcription factor SPT20 homolog isoform X1: MKLSLVSALFVATAVLSVSAERNERQLFSSSRFSSSGLVFPGPPATQAHPPKQQLQQRAGIQQRQAELPAGAGNQQASEKSDASGFVPSSRQQLPQAQRFQQGPNFANRPGNGPRPPFVPGSQQERTLPPVPLSLIGQQPEEFIAAAQQRQQLQQQQQQQQAQQARQQQPQQQPQQRPQIKPEEENEELLTSAEIQREFPEEFVPRAPVRPQPQPQPQQRENPEKPIRIRPRPQQDERAEPSIPQPTQQRRPNYPSDYKPQGRPQQNNGLDDERRRPQPNQAAEAEDELLDEEEEVKPDKLQLLLQKTDFSCVERKDGYYADEAVECEIFHYCQDKTRHSWLCPAGASFHQVHLICMPVAKDNICKKSSQFHFVNDYLYQPMQDEDGNNSTLYADRYYPDGYLPGDDMADVVEPEKPNLQYNNRRQQAPAQNNRSQQRYNPDRPNRERVPINENRRQGIEPRRPAFQAPSADEDSAYNKSRGEDSPNRRVASRPQMEAAEDEEEEQ, from the exons atgaagttgtcgttggTCTCTGCGTTGTTCGTGGCCACAGCAGTGCTGTCCGTGTCGGCCGAACGGAACGAGAGGCAGCTCTTCTCCTCGTCACGATTCTCCTCTTCGGGACTCGTCTTCCCAGGGCCGCCGGCCACTCAAGCCCATCCACCCAAACAGCAGCTGCAACAACGGGCTGGCATCCAACAGAGACAAGCCGAACTTCCTGCTGGCGCTGGCAACCAACAGGCGTCGGAGAAATCCGATGCGTCCGGTTTCGTCCCGTCCAGCCGTCAACAACTGCCGCAAGCGCAACGTTTCCAACAGGGTCCCAACTTCGCCAACCGCCCAGGAAATGGCCCCAGGCCTCCGTTCGTCCCAGGAAGTCAACAG GAAAGAACTTTGCCGCCAGTCCCACTCTCGTTGATCGGCCAACAGCCGGAAGAGTTCATCGCTGCCGCCCAACAACGCCAACaattgcagcagcaacagcagcagcaacaggcGCAACAGGCCAGACAGCAAcaaccccagcagcagccccagcAACGCCCTCAAATCAAACCCGAAGAAGAGAACGAGGAACTGCTCACTTCGGCCGAAATTCAGAGGGAATTTCCGGAAGAGTTCGTTCCACGCGCACCGGTTCGCCCACAACCTCAGCCTCAACCTCAACAAAGAGAGAACCCCGAGAAGCCGATCCGAATCCGACCCCGACCTCAGCAGGATGAACGGGCCGAGCCATCGATTCCTCAGCCAACTCAGCAGCGCCGACCCAACTACCCGTCCGACTACAAACCGCAAGGTCGCCCGCAACAG AATAACGGACTGGACGATGAGCGACGCCGGCCACAGCCAAACCAGGCCGCCGAAGCGGAAGACGAATTGCTcgatgaggaagaagaggtCAAGCCGGACAAATTGCAACTGCTGCTCCAAAAGACAGATTTCAGCTGCGTCGAAAGGAAGGATGGCTACTACGCTGACGAGGCCGTCGAATGTGAAATCTTCCACTACTGCCAAGATAAGACTCGCCACTCTTGGCTCTGCCCCGCAGGTGCCTCTTTCCATCAG GTTCATCTCATCTGCATGCCCGTTGCCAAGGATAACATCTGCAAGAAGTCGTCGCAATTCCACTTTGTCAATGACTACTTGTACCAGCCGATGCAGGATGAGGACGGTAACAACAGCACTCTGTACGCTGATCGATACTACCCGGACGGCTACCTGCCAGGAGACGATATGGCCGATGTCGTTGAGCCCGAGAAACCCAATCTTCAATACAACAACCGACGCCAGCAAGCTCCTGCACAGAACAATAGGTCGCAGCAACGGTACAATCCCGACAGGCCCAACCGGGAACGCGTCCCCATCAACGAAAACCGAAGG CAGGGAATTGAGCCAAGACGCCCAGCGTTCCAGGCACCTTCCGCCGATGAGGATTCTGCTTACAACAAATCTCGTGGTGAGGATTCGCCGAATCGCCGCGTCGCTAGCCGCCCCCAAATGGAGGCagcagaagatgaagaagaggaacagtaa